Sequence from the Cryptococcus neoformans var. neoformans JEC21 chromosome 1, complete sequence genome:
CCGGGTGTGGCGGGAGTGAGGACGGCGGGATGCGGGGGGAAGTGTGTCTCTCCGCCcattccatccatccacaGCCTCCCCCAAAATGGCGTCCCCCGCAGCTGTGCGTACTCCCCCCCCGCGCGACGCAGCTAACAGACGCCCACAGCGCCTCCTCCGCGCCCCGCGTGTCCCCGCCGCCGTCCTCGCCGCTTCCCTCGCCGTGTCCTCCGCCGACCTCGCTGCCGACGACGGCGCCGCGCCCTCCTCGTCTGTCCGCCCAGGGCGGTCCCCGTCAGGCGAAAAGGTCAGGCCTGCACTGGCACCGTACTCCAGCCTTGCTGAATCTTGTCGTAGCTTCCCATCTACCCTACGCCACAACATAACCCCGCCATCACCCTCGTGGAGACCCACAACCCCCTTGTGCCCTACATCACGCAGAGCAGAGAATCAGTGTCCAGTGTTCTCGGCGACGCGAGGAACTATGTGCAGAGCGGTGTCTCCAAATGGATCACGTTTGAGCGAAGTGTCGAGCGTACGTCGGTATAGCTGATTGCTTGCCATGTGCGCATGGCTGACGGTAATGTAGGTGAAGTCAAGAGCGTTCTCCCGCCTGATGAGGCTCTAAACCCGGGGCTTATCTACGTCCTTGTCGCCGGTCTCTCTGGCTCCGTCCTCTCTCGAACCCGTTCCCTTCCCGTTCGGTTCCTTGCGCCCCCGctcttcaccctcctcgCATTCCCATACTTCCTTCCAAAAACATCTCACAACATCCGCCAGTACCTTTCCAACCTCGAGGACAAGCACTTGCCCGAATTTGCTGCGAAGCACGACCACTTTGTGCAGACCGGCATCGCTCACTGGGGTATGCTCTGGGGCCGCATTGAAGACGCCACTGGAGATGCAAGGGAATGGGGACACCGGGCGGTTGAGGGTGTTGAGAGGACGACCGGACTTCGGCTCGGTGAGGCCGTGAgcaaggtggagaaggagaaggagagactGGTCGAACAAGAGAGGCAGAGGGCAGTGGCTGTGCCCGCACAAAAGTACGAGACTGTTGGTTATGTTGTTGAACAGAAGCCTGTGGCCGAGATTGTCGCTCCTATGGAGCCtccaaaggagaaaaagttgGTGTAGACCCAAAATGGCTAGAATACATGCAACATGACTATAGGCAGCTATATGGTAGTGATTTAAGCGGGGAGAATGTGGCAGCCAAGTGATCCCCGACCGCCCCATCCGCTTCGTGGTGTCAGTGTCAATTGCAAACGCTCTTGTCCCCGCATAATAAGCAGAGGTAATGGAATCTTCACAGTGTCAGATGTGTATAGTCAAAACGGCGGAAAATCCACGACTTACACCTTCAGACTGCGCAACCGCTGTTCCAATGGCTTGTAGACCTCCGGGGGACGTGTGGTTGATTCCGGCAAAGGAATAAATCACATCCTGGGCCTTGAGACCCTACAAGACGGCTGTTAGCTGACAATGCACCTACATTTTGTCATTTGGCTTACGGCCTCTGAAGCGGGGCTGTTTACTGTCACAGTGTTCACTTTTGCAATAGCTCTCGCGGGCCAAGGCGTTTCTCTGGTTCTTGCGGAATAGCCGTTCGCCTGGCTTGAGGGTAGGGACACACTGCCATTGGGCTGCTGCTCTGATGCTGGAGAGGAAATGGCAAAGGCATCGTGAAGGGCCGTGGCGAGGAGGTCTGTTACAGTCTGACGGTCATTTTGAAGGCGAACAAGCGAAGAACGGGCATGTCGGATAGCATACTAGTAAGAAACGCATGAGTGTGTGGTTCATTCAGATATCtgaataaaaaaaaaagtacGCGTACAATATCCAAGTCTCCTCGAGGGTAGCCTTCGTTGTCTAGCAAAGACGTTGAGGCCGTTGCTCCGTGCTGATACTTGTCAGCCCATTTCGGCATGATCTGAAAATACACATACTGAGGACAAGACGTCATTGAGGACATCCTGCTGGGATTAGCCTTTTCTCTCAATAAGGGTAGTATATGTTAAGACTTGCTATTTCCTTCTGGATGGCGTCTTTACGCTGGATAAGGGCGAGAGCATACTCTCTGGGCTCTCCTGGGTAAGCTTCTGCGTGGGGTaaggggagggagaggatggagggcTCCTCTGGAGGAGGGAATACGAGTTCCTGTGGCATGGGTCCTGGTATACAAGAGTAATGTATAGAACAGCGAGCATATATGATATGTGGTTAATCGAACTGAGCAGTCATACTTATCCAGAGCCGTCGACGTCACTACTTTATATATTTCCCTTCTGCAATTCCGCTTCCTCTCCGTCGCACgctctcttttctttctacATATGCTGCCCAGACTTTGCACATCCACAGCCATATCCCGCGCAGTCCACACCATGGCCTCTCAACTCCCCTTCACCCGTCTTGTCCAAGAAACACAGATCGGTATCCTCTCTGTTCTCAGAGCATGCTATCTGTAAGCCCGTCTCCCATCTCACACCCCCCCGCAAAAACACTCAATCTTACTCGTAGCACAAAGAACGTCCAAGACACTCTCGTCACAAAGGACACTCTTCTCAAATCAGACAAGTCTCCAGTGACAGTTGCCGACCTTTCTGCCCAGTCGctcatctccctccacctcctcgctcACTTTCAAGATCCAATCATTGGCGAGGAAGACACGAGTGAGCTGAGAGTGAACGAGCCGTTGAGACAAAGGGTGGTCGGCCTTGTCAATGGAGggtttgagaaggaggagggatgggGCAAAGATAAAACTTTTTCAGAGGACGAGTAAGTGTCACAACTACAATCTGGAACAAGTGATCCGTgcaaggaggaggtagACTGATAGCGAGAAAGAATCCTGAGTGCTATCGACGCCGGTTCTGCTAAAGGCGGTAACAAGGGTAGATTCTGGACCATTGTATGTGCATTATCTATTAGAGCTTTGGAATATGACGAATACTGATTTTGCAGTAGGATCCAGGCAAGTCGATAAACACACACCCCAACTGGTCCTGAGCTAATACATATGATTTTCAGTCGACGGGACGTCTGGCTTCATTCGTCACCAACAATACGCTGTATGCCTTGCACTCATTGTTGATGGCGTTGTCGAACTCGGAGTCATCGGGTGCCCTAACCTTGGCCCTGAGCCCGCCAAGATTGGTGAGGAAATCATTCCTAATGGCAAGGGTGTCCTCATGGTAGCTGTGAGGGGTCAAGGCAGCTGGTCTGTGAGTACCCATTTTTCACTTGGTAATACTCCGAGGCGGGTTCTAATTTtgcgttttttttttggcagCGCCCTCTCGATTCTGCCACCTATACCAAGCTGAATCTTCCCCCTACTCCCCCGGCCTCCAACCCCCTCACCTTTCTCGAGTCCGTCGAGTCTGGCCACTCTGCGCATTCTATCCAGGCTCGAATTGGCGCCCTACTCGACGTTCAACGTCCCTCCCTCCGTATGGATTCTCAGGCGAAATATACCTGTCTCTCTCGAGGTGAAGGCGGTGTCTATCTTCGTATCCCTACAAAATATGTTGGAGGTAAGATCTACGAAGAGCGGATCTGGGATCATGCCCCTGGAGCCTTGTTGATTCATGAGAGTGGTGGTATCTGTACAGACATGTGGGGCAAGGAGCTCAACTTTGGTGTGGGAAGGACTCTCAAGGAGAATGACGGCATCGTCGCCGCCGGTAAAGATATTCATCCCAAGGCCGTCGAAGCGGTCAAAAAGGCGATTGAAGAGGCGCAGGTTGAAAACAAGTGATGGGGGTTTTATCATAAACAGTCTAGTCATTGATATAGTATACAACGTGAAACCGTAGACAGTGATCAAGGATCAGTCCAGACTTGCAAACCGTTCTCACCAATATGAAAGTGGAATTTTGCCCCTTCTCGTTTCCCAAGTATTCCTCCATCCATATTCACCAACCTCACTAATCCTTCGTACTTGCCGTTCTGTCCCACTTCAccattctcctttttttcacGCGCCTTTGATCGCAAAGCATCAATAAGAGTGATGTCCCCCGGTAACTGCAGACCCCGCGCGCGTCCTAAAAGGGTGATTTGTATGTTCAACGGCCAATAAGTCGGGTTAGAACGTGAGACAGGGCCACTTttagagatggagaaagggtTAGGATAAGGTgttgggagatggggaagataGAATGGTTGAGTTTCACGTGTTGTCTAATTAAATAGCGTAAGCACTTTATACAATCCATGGAAAATCCTGCAAGCAAAATGATGGCCTCACACGCAGTCCTTGCACACTTATAGCAACAACGCTTCCAAGGTCTTTCCGAATCTGTCCTATCACCTCCATGACCTGTCTCACGCCTAGGGCGTCTGGTCCAACGATATTGGCCCCATCGCCATGCTGCTTTCGacctctctcttcatcgGCCCACAGGTG
This genomic interval carries:
- a CDS encoding 3'(2'),5'-bisphosphate nucleotidase, putative; translation: MASQLPFTRLVQETQIGILSVLRACYLTKNVQDTLVTKDTLLKSDKSPVTVADLSAQSLISLHLLAHFQDPIIGEEDTSELRVNEPLRQRVVGLVNGGFEKEEGWGKDKTFSEDEILSAIDAGSAKGGNKGRFWTIDPVDGTSGFIRHQQYAVCLALIVDGVVELGVIGCPNLGPEPAKIGEEIIPNGKGVLMVAVRGQGSWSRPLDSATYTKLNLPPTPPASNPLTFLESVESGHSAHSIQARIGALLDVQRPSLRMDSQAKYTCLSRGEGGVYLRIPTKYVGGKIYEERIWDHAPGALLIHESGGICTDMWGKELNFGVGRTLKENDGIVAAGKDIHPKAVEAVKKAIEEAQVENK
- a CDS encoding ubiquitin-dependent protein catabolism-related protein, putative is translated as MPQELVFPPPEEPSILSLPLPHAEAYPGEPREYALALIQRKDAIQKEIDVLNDVLSSHGATASTSLLDNEGYPRGDLDIYAIRHARSSLVRLQNDRQTVTDLLATALHDAFAISSPASEQQPNGSVSLPSSQANGYSARTRETPWPARAIAKVNTVTVNSPASEAGLKAQDVIYSFAGINHTSPGGLQAIGTAVAQSEGIPLPLLIMRGQERLQLTLTPRSGWGGRGSLGCHILPA